In the Terriglobales bacterium genome, one interval contains:
- a CDS encoding glycosyltransferase family 2 protein: MSLKYSIVVPFHDEEDSVTELYSRLKAVMEASGEPFEFVFVDDGSRDHTFRLLQDIAAVDSRVVVVKLRRNFGQTSALAAGFDHAQGEFVIAMDGDLQHDPADIPAFLEKLEEGYDVVSGWRKERVDNFVMRRFPSRIANWLMAKLSGVDIHDFGTTFKAYRRELLAEVPLYGEMHRFIPALASFHGASICEIPIKNIVATRKSHYGISRTFRVLFDLMTIRFLLRYLTRPLHFFGRLGILSGMSGCGIALWLAYVKFFRGVQLMEHHGPLMIFAAVLIVAGVQLLALGLLGEMQVRHYYTAFEATPYSVAKVIRTKEEVSS; encoded by the coding sequence ATGTCCCTCAAATACTCCATCGTCGTCCCGTTCCACGACGAGGAAGACTCCGTCACCGAGCTCTACTCCCGCCTCAAGGCGGTGATGGAGGCCTCGGGCGAGCCCTTCGAGTTCGTCTTCGTCGACGACGGCTCGCGCGACCACACCTTCCGCCTGCTCCAGGACATCGCCGCGGTCGACAGCCGCGTCGTGGTCGTCAAGCTGCGCCGCAACTTCGGCCAGACCTCCGCCCTCGCCGCCGGCTTCGATCACGCCCAGGGCGAGTTCGTCATCGCCATGGACGGCGACCTCCAGCACGACCCCGCCGACATCCCCGCATTCCTCGAGAAACTCGAAGAGGGCTACGACGTCGTCAGCGGATGGCGCAAGGAGCGCGTCGACAACTTCGTCATGCGCCGCTTCCCGTCGCGCATCGCCAACTGGCTGATGGCCAAGCTCTCCGGCGTCGACATCCATGACTTCGGCACCACCTTCAAGGCGTACCGCAGGGAACTGCTCGCCGAAGTCCCGCTCTACGGCGAGATGCACCGCTTCATCCCGGCGCTCGCCTCGTTCCACGGCGCTTCCATCTGCGAGATCCCCATCAAGAACATCGTGGCGACCCGCAAGTCGCACTACGGCATCTCGCGCACCTTCCGCGTCCTGTTCGACCTGATGACCATCCGCTTCCTGCTGCGCTACCTCACGCGCCCGCTGCACTTCTTCGGACGCCTCGGCATCCTCAGCGGCATGTCCGGCTGCGGCATCGCTCTCTGGCTGGCGTACGTCAAGTTTTTCCGCGGCGTCCAGCTCATGGAGCACCACGGTCCCCTGATGATCTTCGCCGCCGTCCTCATCGTCGCCGGCGTCCAGTTGCTCGCGCTGGGATTGCTGGGAGAGATGCAGGTCCGCCACTACTACACGGCCTTCGAAGCCACGCCCTACTCCGTGGCCAAGGTCATCCGCACCAAGGAAGAAGTCAGCAGTTAG
- a CDS encoding pyridoxal phosphate-dependent aminotransferase, translated as MTKAVMSELRLAKRMARLGTETAFEVLVKARALEAKGRDIVHLEIGEPDFDTPGNIIEAATDALHKGFTHYGPSAGLPPLRETIAQYVSETRHVQAAPEEVVVVPGGKPIIFFSILALVEEGDEVIYPNPGFPIYESMINFLGAKAVPIKLREERAFSLDTAELAALITDRTKLIILNSPQNPTGGMMDKKDVEAVARAIGDRDIMVLSDEIYSRLIFEGEHHSIMSVDGMKERTILLDGFSKTYAMTGWRMGYGVMRADLATHIARLMTNSNSCTASFTQVAGIEALRGPQASVDAMNEEFKRRRDLMVAGLNSIKGFSCLKPKGAFYVFPNIKNTGWKSKPLADALLDDAGVAALSGTAFGDFGEGYLRFSVANSIENIQKALDRVGDWAKKNL; from the coding sequence ATGACAAAAGCGGTTATGAGCGAACTCCGCCTGGCGAAGCGCATGGCCCGCCTCGGCACCGAGACGGCCTTCGAAGTCCTGGTCAAAGCCCGCGCCCTGGAAGCCAAGGGCCGCGACATCGTCCACCTCGAGATCGGCGAGCCCGACTTCGACACTCCGGGCAACATCATCGAGGCCGCCACCGACGCCCTCCACAAGGGCTTCACCCACTACGGGCCCTCGGCCGGCCTGCCGCCGCTGCGCGAGACTATCGCGCAATACGTCTCGGAGACGCGCCACGTCCAAGCCGCGCCCGAAGAAGTTGTTGTTGTCCCTGGTGGTAAGCCGATTATTTTCTTCTCGATATTGGCGTTAGTTGAGGAAGGGGATGAGGTCATCTACCCGAACCCCGGCTTCCCCATCTACGAATCGATGATCAACTTCCTCGGCGCCAAGGCTGTCCCCATCAAGCTGCGCGAGGAGCGCGCCTTCTCGCTCGACACCGCCGAGCTCGCCGCGCTCATCACCGACCGCACCAAGCTCATCATCCTGAACTCGCCGCAGAACCCCACCGGCGGCATGATGGACAAGAAGGACGTGGAAGCCGTCGCGCGCGCCATCGGCGACCGCGACATCATGGTCCTCTCCGACGAGATCTACAGCCGCCTCATCTTCGAGGGCGAGCACCACTCCATCATGTCGGTCGACGGCATGAAGGAGCGCACCATCCTGCTCGACGGCTTCTCCAAGACCTACGCCATGACCGGCTGGCGCATGGGCTACGGCGTCATGCGCGCCGACCTCGCCACCCACATCGCGCGCCTGATGACCAACTCCAACTCCTGCACCGCCAGCTTCACCCAGGTCGCCGGCATCGAAGCCCTGCGCGGCCCGCAGGCCTCGGTGGACGCGATGAACGAAGAGTTCAAGCGCCGCCGCGACCTCATGGTCGCCGGCCTCAACTCCATCAAGGGCTTCTCGTGCCTCAAGCCCAAGGGCGCCTTCTATGTGTTCCCGAACATCAAGAACACGGGCTGGAAGTCCAAGCCGCTGGCCGACGCGCTGCTCGACGACGCCGGCGTCGCCGCGCTCTCCGGCACCGCCTTCGGTGACTTCGGCGAAGGCTACCTGCGCTTCAGCGTCGCCAATTCGATCGAGAACATCCAGAAAGCCCTCGACCGCGTCGGCGACTGGGCGAAGAAGAACCTGTAG
- a CDS encoding PA2169 family four-helix-bundle protein — MTKDRVIASLQRLAELCRAGQQGYQEAAEHIGDSQLRSYFNDESMERARYASELHHALHQMGVELENEAAAPELHRGWEVSGTIPGDDGVLAAVEEGEDVARKAYEEALQEPLPETIEGPVRSQAQAVIAAHDHVKLLREKKQAA, encoded by the coding sequence ATGACCAAGGACCGCGTGATCGCGAGCTTGCAACGGCTGGCGGAGCTATGCCGCGCAGGCCAGCAGGGATACCAGGAGGCTGCCGAGCACATCGGGGACTCACAGCTGCGCTCCTATTTCAATGACGAGAGCATGGAGCGAGCGCGCTACGCCTCGGAGCTGCATCACGCGCTGCACCAGATGGGAGTCGAACTGGAGAATGAAGCTGCGGCGCCGGAGCTGCACCGCGGCTGGGAGGTGAGCGGGACGATCCCGGGTGATGACGGGGTGCTGGCCGCCGTGGAGGAAGGCGAAGACGTCGCGCGCAAAGCCTACGAGGAGGCGCTGCAAGAGCCCCTGCCGGAGACCATCGAGGGGCCGGTGCGGAGCCAGGCGCAAGCCGTGATCGCGGCACATGACCACGTGAAGTTGCTGCGGGAGAAGAAGCAGGCGGCCTAA
- a CDS encoding BON domain-containing protein: MRTNLIALLTALILALAVMVGCSQNRANQPSVKENVERSLDQANLKDVNVDEDRDKGVVTLKGEVKSEADKAQAEEIAKAAAGNLIVANEISVRPEGMESEARSMENDLDDGIKNNLQAAFTANKLDNQHINIDVNNGVVTLKGDVDTAAQRKEAEKVAAKVPNVKQVVNELEVKK, encoded by the coding sequence ATGCGTACGAACCTTATCGCACTCCTGACGGCGCTGATCCTGGCCCTCGCCGTCATGGTCGGCTGCTCACAGAACCGCGCGAATCAACCTTCAGTGAAAGAGAACGTGGAACGGTCGCTCGACCAAGCGAACCTCAAGGACGTGAACGTGGATGAGGACCGCGACAAGGGCGTCGTGACACTGAAGGGCGAAGTGAAGTCGGAAGCCGACAAGGCGCAGGCTGAAGAGATCGCCAAGGCCGCGGCCGGGAACCTGATCGTCGCGAACGAGATCTCGGTTCGCCCGGAAGGGATGGAAAGCGAGGCGCGCTCGATGGAGAACGACCTGGATGACGGCATCAAGAACAACCTCCAGGCGGCGTTCACGGCGAACAAGCTCGACAACCAGCACATCAACATCGACGTGAACAACGGCGTGGTCACGCTGAAGGGCGATGTTGACACGGCGGCGCAGCGCAAGGAGGCCGAGAAAGTGGCGGCCAAGGTGCCCAACGTGAAGCAGGTCGTGAACGAGCTAGAAGTGAAAAAGTAG
- a CDS encoding YebC/PmpR family DNA-binding transcriptional regulator produces the protein MSGHSKWATIKHKKGALDAKRGKIFTRLIKEITMAAKGGGDPEKNPRLRTAVAAAKAENMPADNIKRAIQRGTGELPGVTYEEVTFEGYGPGGVALLVEVSTDNRNRTVSEIRNAFSKNGGNMGEAGSVAWMFHKKGSIVVPKSAGSEDKLTELVLEAGGEDLRDDGESWELITDPNAFETVKEALAKAGIKPEHAEVGMLPQNYVKLESQAAKTMIRLLEALEEHDDVQHVWSNFDMDTKALEEVAS, from the coding sequence ATGTCTGGCCACTCAAAATGGGCCACCATCAAGCATAAGAAGGGCGCGCTCGACGCCAAGCGCGGCAAGATCTTCACCCGCTTGATCAAGGAGATCACCATGGCCGCCAAGGGCGGCGGTGATCCCGAGAAGAACCCCCGCCTGCGCACCGCCGTCGCGGCCGCCAAGGCCGAGAACATGCCCGCCGACAACATCAAGCGCGCCATCCAGCGCGGCACCGGCGAGCTGCCCGGCGTCACCTACGAAGAGGTGACGTTCGAGGGATACGGGCCGGGCGGCGTCGCCCTGCTGGTCGAGGTTTCCACCGACAACCGCAACCGCACCGTCAGCGAGATCCGCAATGCCTTCAGCAAGAACGGCGGCAACATGGGCGAGGCCGGCTCGGTCGCCTGGATGTTCCACAAGAAGGGCTCCATCGTCGTTCCTAAGTCCGCAGGCAGCGAAGACAAGCTCACCGAGCTCGTCCTCGAAGCCGGCGGCGAAGACCTGCGCGACGACGGAGAGAGCTGGGAGCTCATCACCGACCCCAATGCCTTCGAGACCGTCAAGGAAGCCCTCGCGAAGGCCGGCATCAAGCCCGAGCACGCCGAGGTCGGCATGTTGCCGCAGAATTACGTGAAGCTCGAGAGCCAGGCCGCCAAGACCATGATCCGCCTGCTCGAGGCGCTCGAAGAGCACGACGACGTCCAGCACGTTTGGTCGAACTTCGACATGGACACCAAGGCCCTCGAAGAAGTCGCGTCCTAG
- a CDS encoding D-glycerate dehydrogenase: protein MADKKKFRVFATSRIGDPAENRLRERGYDLEVYQGPEAPPKALIIEKVKAGIDGLITTLRDQIDAEVFEAGKGTLKVVAQIAVGFDNINRADANKYKVPFTHTADVLTEATAEFAFFMMGVMARKMWASEKLVRELTWPSWHPFLPFLGDEVTGKTLAVIGTGRIGQALIKKATGFDMNILCFDPAYQNEKFIAGIQELMELRHRLGLQKEKTTIRYVQLMEALRDADYVSLHVPLLREGETDVPTYHLINVTTLRWMRPTSYLINTSRGPVVDEKALAQALREKWIAGAALDVFEKEPLPADSPLLDPAIADRIRLFHHFASGAKITRLHADPDKGMAGRTAQGLIDVLEGNYGGDPKKMPYVVNKEAF, encoded by the coding sequence ATGGCCGACAAGAAGAAGTTCCGCGTCTTTGCCACGTCCCGCATCGGCGACCCCGCCGAGAACCGCCTGCGCGAGCGCGGCTACGACCTCGAGGTCTACCAGGGCCCCGAAGCGCCACCGAAAGCACTCATCATCGAAAAAGTTAAGGCCGGCATCGACGGCCTCATCACGACGCTGCGCGACCAGATCGACGCGGAAGTGTTCGAAGCGGGGAAGGGCACGCTCAAGGTCGTCGCGCAGATCGCCGTCGGCTTCGACAACATCAACCGCGCCGACGCCAACAAGTACAAGGTCCCGTTCACACACACCGCCGACGTCCTGACCGAGGCCACCGCCGAGTTCGCCTTCTTCATGATGGGTGTGATGGCGCGCAAGATGTGGGCGAGCGAGAAGCTGGTGCGCGAGCTCACGTGGCCCTCCTGGCACCCGTTCCTGCCGTTCCTCGGCGACGAAGTCACCGGCAAGACGCTCGCCGTCATCGGCACCGGCCGCATCGGGCAAGCGCTCATCAAGAAGGCCACCGGCTTCGACATGAACATCCTGTGCTTCGACCCGGCCTATCAGAACGAGAAGTTCATCGCCGGCATCCAGGAGCTCATGGAGTTGCGCCACCGGCTCGGCCTGCAAAAAGAGAAGACCACCATCCGCTACGTCCAGTTGATGGAGGCGCTGCGCGACGCCGACTACGTCTCGCTGCACGTGCCGTTGCTGCGCGAGGGCGAGACCGACGTACCCACCTATCACCTCATCAACGTCACCACCCTGCGCTGGATGCGGCCGACCTCGTATCTCATCAACACCTCGCGCGGGCCGGTGGTCGACGAGAAGGCGCTCGCCCAGGCGCTGCGCGAGAAATGGATCGCCGGCGCCGCCCTCGACGTCTTCGAGAAAGAGCCGCTGCCCGCCGATTCGCCGCTGCTCGATCCCGCCATCGCCGACCGCATCCGCCTCTTCCATCACTTCGCCTCCGGCGCGAAGATCACCCGCCTGCACGCCGACCCCGACAAGGGTATGGCCGGCCGCACCGCCCAGGGCCTCATCGACGTCCTGGAAGGGAACTACGGCGGAGATCCGAAGAAGATGCCGTACGTGGTGAATAAGGAAGCGTTCTAG
- a CDS encoding DEAD/DEAH box helicase, translating into MTQFSELPISAYLQDRLAAAQFVTATEVQASAIPPALEGRDILATAQTGTGKTMAFLLPIMQQLLHKKPDGIHALVLVPTRELAIQIVGQYDLLRGKKFPPAAQIVGGLSEKEQIKQIKDGAEVVIATPGRLEDLTERGLVNLSKLKVLVLDEADRMLDMGFIPAVKRIVAGLPKKRQTMCFSATLEASVQHLVHDYLKHPVRVEHGSILKPHENVSLRAYEVANDQKSALLQKLLTEEPGRYLVFTRTKRGCERLAKRLTREGFKAGMIHGDRSQSQRNAALAEFQRGRSQLLIATDVASRGIHVDDIAHVVNYDFPTLAEDFVHRVGRTARAGARGVASTFVNWTERTDLIKLERALGVRLERMTVEGDLAAEERVGPVDTSNLVPTPVGGRSKMVRLPGEVLQRHA; encoded by the coding sequence ATGACACAGTTCTCAGAGCTGCCGATCTCGGCCTACCTACAGGACCGTCTGGCAGCAGCGCAGTTCGTGACCGCAACGGAAGTCCAGGCGTCGGCGATCCCGCCGGCGCTGGAAGGCCGCGACATCCTTGCCACCGCCCAGACGGGCACCGGCAAGACGATGGCGTTCCTTTTACCCATCATGCAGCAGCTGCTGCACAAGAAGCCGGACGGCATCCACGCGCTGGTGCTGGTGCCGACGCGCGAGCTGGCCATCCAGATCGTCGGGCAGTATGACCTGCTGCGCGGCAAGAAGTTCCCTCCCGCGGCGCAGATCGTCGGCGGGCTCTCGGAAAAGGAACAGATCAAGCAGATCAAGGACGGCGCGGAAGTCGTGATCGCGACGCCCGGCCGGCTCGAGGACCTGACCGAGCGCGGGCTCGTCAACCTGAGCAAGCTGAAGGTGCTGGTGCTGGACGAAGCCGACCGCATGCTCGACATGGGGTTCATCCCGGCGGTGAAGCGCATCGTGGCGGGCTTGCCGAAGAAGCGGCAGACGATGTGCTTCTCGGCGACGCTGGAAGCCAGCGTGCAGCATCTCGTCCACGACTACCTGAAGCACCCGGTGCGGGTGGAGCACGGCTCCATCCTGAAGCCGCACGAGAACGTGTCGCTGCGGGCCTACGAAGTCGCGAACGACCAGAAGTCGGCGCTGCTGCAAAAGCTGCTGACCGAGGAGCCGGGGCGCTACCTGGTATTCACGCGCACCAAGCGCGGCTGCGAGCGCCTGGCCAAGCGGCTGACGCGCGAAGGCTTCAAGGCGGGGATGATCCACGGCGACCGCTCGCAGTCGCAGCGCAACGCGGCGCTGGCGGAGTTCCAGCGGGGTCGTTCGCAGCTGCTGATCGCCACCGACGTGGCGTCGCGCGGTATCCACGTAGACGACATCGCGCACGTCGTGAACTACGACTTCCCTACCCTGGCCGAGGATTTTGTGCATCGCGTGGGCCGCACCGCCCGCGCGGGGGCGCGCGGCGTGGCGAGCACCTTCGTGAACTGGACGGAGCGCACCGACCTGATCAAACTGGAGCGCGCGCTGGGCGTGCGCCTGGAGCGCATGACCGTGGAAGGTGACTTGGCGGCGGAGGAGCGCGTCGGGCCGGTGGACACCAGCAACCTCGTGCCGACGCCGGTCGGGGGGCGATCGAAGATGGTGCGGTTGCCGGGCGAGGTCCTACAGAGACACGCCTAG
- a CDS encoding acyloxyacyl hydrolase, whose protein sequence is MRHIASLLVLLCVCAFATAQGLPSDSLKKGTWDFGVSATGGTTVSGGVEDIQIFSVGLRAGRILTNEHGSGWYRGNLEWAFDFHPVNLYFTPIETTYGASITPLNGKWTFTSGKRIAPYIQFGSGVLFTNHDLPFPNTSEVNFQSSVGIGFHFFHREKRAWTGEFKYQHISSAGLGNLNPGMNTLQFTVGYNWFK, encoded by the coding sequence ATGCGCCACATCGCCAGTCTGCTCGTGCTGCTCTGCGTCTGCGCCTTCGCCACCGCTCAAGGCCTGCCCTCCGACTCGCTCAAAAAGGGGACTTGGGACTTCGGCGTCTCCGCCACCGGCGGCACCACCGTCTCCGGCGGCGTGGAAGACATCCAGATCTTCAGCGTCGGCCTGCGCGCCGGCAGGATCTTGACCAACGAGCACGGCTCGGGCTGGTACCGCGGCAACCTCGAGTGGGCCTTCGACTTCCACCCCGTCAACCTCTACTTCACCCCCATCGAGACCACCTACGGCGCCAGCATCACCCCGTTGAACGGAAAGTGGACCTTCACCAGCGGCAAGCGCATCGCGCCCTACATCCAGTTCGGTTCCGGCGTGCTCTTCACCAACCACGACTTGCCGTTCCCCAACACCTCCGAGGTCAACTTCCAGTCCAGCGTGGGCATCGGCTTCCATTTCTTCCACCGCGAGAAGCGCGCTTGGACGGGCGAGTTCAAGTACCAGCACATTTCCTCGGCCGGTTTGGGGAACCTCAACCCCGGCATGAACACCCTGCAGTTCACCGTTGGCTACAACTGGTTCAAGTAG
- the ftcD gene encoding glutamate formimidoyltransferase, with protein sequence MSTLVECVPNFSEGRDPARVQAIVDAMKVPGVWLLDREMDADHNRCVITLVGDREAIAEAAIRGVGKAAELIDLTKHQGAHPRLGAADVVPFIPIEGVTLDDCVTIARKVGEEIWKRYQIPVYFYEAAATRPERVGLENIRRGQFEAIRDEIATKPERKPDVGEPRVHPTAGAVVVGARKFLIAYNVFLNTPDVDIAKKVAKAVRFSSGGLRFVKGAGFSVRGLAQVSMNLTDFEQTPIARVFEYVKREAARYGVQPLSSEIVGLIPKKALEDAAEWFLQVENFDSSLILENRLSAIMGGKAAVGGLRAGVEPFVEQLAAPTATPGGGSAAAAAGAMAAGLAHMVAAMSRGKKAYLRFDKELGEAIARLATLREDFKAAIDADAESYNVVMQAFKAAKDSPNGSSGITAALKGATSVPLSVAQQAAELLAMVDRLKPITNPKMASDLTVAASLGRAAIDGALANVEINLDGLEDPAFVADIRRKTAALKP encoded by the coding sequence ATGTCGACTCTCGTCGAGTGCGTCCCTAACTTTTCGGAAGGCCGCGACCCCGCCAGGGTCCAGGCCATCGTCGACGCCATGAAGGTCCCGGGCGTCTGGCTGCTCGACCGCGAGATGGACGCCGACCACAATCGCTGCGTCATCACGCTGGTCGGCGACCGCGAAGCCATCGCCGAAGCCGCCATTCGCGGGGTAGGGAAGGCCGCCGAGCTCATCGACCTCACCAAGCACCAGGGCGCGCACCCGCGCCTCGGCGCCGCCGACGTCGTCCCCTTCATCCCCATCGAGGGCGTGACCCTCGACGACTGCGTCACCATCGCCCGCAAGGTCGGCGAAGAGATCTGGAAACGCTACCAGATCCCGGTCTACTTCTATGAAGCCGCCGCCACACGCCCCGAACGCGTCGGCCTCGAGAACATCCGCCGCGGCCAGTTCGAGGCCATTCGCGACGAGATCGCCACCAAGCCCGAGCGCAAGCCCGACGTGGGCGAACCGCGCGTGCATCCCACCGCCGGCGCCGTCGTCGTCGGCGCGCGCAAGTTCCTCATCGCCTACAACGTCTTCCTCAACACGCCCGACGTCGACATCGCCAAGAAGGTCGCCAAGGCCGTGCGCTTCTCCTCCGGCGGCCTGCGCTTCGTCAAGGGCGCCGGCTTCAGCGTGCGCGGCCTGGCGCAGGTCTCCATGAACCTCACCGACTTCGAGCAGACGCCCATCGCGCGCGTCTTCGAGTACGTGAAGCGCGAAGCCGCCCGCTACGGCGTCCAGCCGCTCTCCAGCGAGATCGTCGGCCTCATCCCCAAGAAGGCGCTTGAAGACGCCGCCGAGTGGTTCCTCCAGGTCGAGAACTTCGACTCCTCGCTCATCCTCGAGAATCGCCTCTCCGCCATCATGGGGGGCAAGGCGGCCGTCGGCGGACTCCGCGCCGGCGTCGAGCCCTTCGTCGAGCAGCTCGCCGCGCCGACCGCGACCCCGGGTGGCGGCAGCGCCGCCGCAGCCGCCGGCGCCATGGCTGCCGGACTCGCGCACATGGTCGCCGCGATGTCGCGCGGCAAGAAGGCCTACCTGCGATTCGACAAGGAGCTGGGCGAGGCCATCGCCCGCCTCGCCACGCTGCGCGAGGACTTCAAGGCTGCCATCGACGCCGACGCCGAGTCCTACAACGTCGTCATGCAGGCCTTCAAGGCCGCCAAGGACTCGCCCAACGGCTCGTCCGGCATCACCGCCGCGCTCAAGGGCGCCACCAGCGTCCCGCTCTCCGTCGCCCAGCAGGCTGCCGAGCTTCTCGCCATGGTCGACCGCCTCAAGCCCATCACCAATCCGAAGATGGCCTCCGACCTCACCGTCGCCGCCTCGCTCGGCCGCGCCGCCATCGACGGCGCCCTCGCCAACGTCGAGATCAACCTCGACGGCCTCGAAGACCCCGCCTTCGTCGCCGACATCCGCCGCAAGACCGCCGCCCTCAAGCCCTGA
- the purQ gene encoding phosphoribosylformylglycinamidine synthase subunit PurQ codes for MKFGVITFPGSNCDHDAFYVAGQVAKQPVVSLWHDSHDLQGVDCVIVPGGFAYGDYLRTGAIAKFAPIMDEVRKHAAQGGLVLGICNGFQILCEAGLLPGALMRNSGLKYVCKHIYLRVENAETPFTGACREGEVLKIPIGHMEGNYVCDEQTLAALKRDQRIVFRYSTPDGKLTPEANPNGSLENIAGICSEGRNVLGMMPHPERAAEPELGCTDGYKVFESLVRAMVPASRG; via the coding sequence ATGAAGTTCGGAGTCATCACCTTCCCCGGGTCGAACTGCGACCACGACGCCTTCTACGTGGCCGGCCAGGTAGCCAAGCAGCCGGTCGTCTCCCTGTGGCACGATTCGCACGATCTGCAAGGCGTGGACTGCGTCATTGTGCCGGGCGGCTTCGCCTATGGCGACTACCTGCGCACCGGCGCCATCGCGAAATTCGCGCCCATCATGGACGAGGTGCGGAAGCACGCGGCCCAAGGCGGGCTGGTGCTGGGCATCTGCAACGGCTTCCAGATCCTGTGCGAAGCCGGCCTGCTGCCGGGCGCGCTGATGCGCAACTCCGGACTCAAGTACGTCTGCAAGCACATCTACCTGCGCGTCGAGAACGCCGAGACGCCGTTCACCGGCGCCTGCCGCGAGGGCGAAGTGCTGAAAATCCCCATCGGGCACATGGAAGGCAATTACGTGTGCGACGAGCAGACGCTGGCGGCGCTCAAGCGCGACCAACGCATCGTGTTCCGGTACTCGACGCCGGACGGCAAGCTCACGCCCGAGGCGAACCCCAACGGGTCGCTGGAGAACATCGCGGGCATCTGCAGCGAAGGGCGGAACGTGCTGGGGATGATGCCGCACCCGGAGCGCGCGGCGGAGCCTGAGCTGGGGTGCACCGACGGGTACAAGGTGTTCGAGTCGCTGGTGCGGGCGATGGTGCCCGCGAGCCGGGGCTAA
- a CDS encoding SDR family oxidoreductase: MALYVITGVAGFIGSSLARAVLAQGDQVVGVDNLATGRRENIADLTNKMDFREFDINDMGKMSAACRGADVVLHQAAIASVPRSVRDPGTTNRANIDGTLAVLMAARDAGVKRVVYASSSSAYGDTPTLPKREDMNPNPRSPYAVSKLAGELYMSVFAKCYGMETVSLRYFNIFGPRQDATSPYSAVLAKFIPAMLRGEAPTIFGDGEQSRDFNYIDNCVQANLAARKAPAEKVAGRVFNVARGERFTLNQLFEMLKPLTGYKGEATYGPEREGDVKHSLADISAAQAAFGYDPKVSFQEGLRRTVEWYRAEAKAANA; the protein is encoded by the coding sequence ATGGCCTTATACGTGATCACGGGAGTGGCGGGATTCATTGGGTCGTCGCTGGCGCGGGCGGTGCTGGCGCAGGGCGACCAGGTGGTGGGCGTCGACAACCTGGCGACCGGACGGCGCGAGAACATCGCCGACCTGACCAACAAGATGGATTTCCGCGAGTTCGACATCAACGACATGGGCAAGATGTCGGCGGCGTGCCGCGGGGCGGACGTCGTGCTGCACCAGGCAGCGATCGCGAGCGTGCCGCGCTCGGTGCGCGACCCGGGGACCACCAACCGCGCGAACATCGATGGAACGCTGGCCGTGCTGATGGCGGCACGCGACGCCGGCGTGAAGCGCGTGGTCTATGCGTCGTCGTCGTCGGCCTATGGCGACACCCCTACCCTGCCGAAGCGCGAGGACATGAACCCCAATCCGCGCTCGCCCTATGCGGTGAGCAAGCTGGCGGGCGAGCTGTACATGAGCGTGTTCGCGAAATGCTATGGGATGGAGACGGTGTCGCTGCGGTACTTCAACATCTTCGGGCCGCGGCAGGATGCGACGTCACCGTACTCGGCAGTGCTGGCGAAGTTCATTCCGGCGATGCTGCGGGGCGAGGCGCCGACGATCTTCGGCGACGGCGAGCAGTCGCGCGACTTCAACTACATCGACAACTGCGTGCAGGCGAACCTGGCCGCGCGCAAGGCGCCGGCGGAGAAGGTCGCTGGGCGCGTGTTCAACGTGGCACGCGGGGAGCGGTTCACGCTCAACCAGTTGTTCGAGATGCTGAAGCCGCTCACCGGGTACAAGGGTGAGGCGACGTACGGTCCGGAGCGCGAAGGCGACGTAAAGCACTCGCTGGCCGATATTTCTGCCGCGCAGGCGGCGTTCGGGTACGACCCGAAGGTCAGCTTTCAAGAGGGGCTTCGTCGAACCGTCGAGTGGTATCGCGCGGAGGCAAAGGCTGCCAATGCGTAA
- a CDS encoding AI-2E family transporter: MEVHPHFKTAGSAIKQWFIATTQDALAVGAIWLVGLLIIGVPWAPFWAFLGAAFQFIPGIGAILALIGPALFLFFKDPENLMPLLYLLILYAVIAVVDGLVLQPYFMKRTARVPVWASIVVPIVCAVVLPFWGVLLAPPVLAVIYAFRAKKSTAVAQIGDRRSAIGDSEQRRPLL; encoded by the coding sequence ATGGAAGTCCATCCTCACTTCAAGACCGCTGGCTCCGCGATCAAACAGTGGTTCATTGCCACCACGCAGGACGCGCTTGCCGTCGGCGCCATCTGGCTGGTCGGCCTGCTCATCATCGGGGTGCCGTGGGCGCCCTTCTGGGCCTTCCTCGGCGCTGCATTCCAGTTCATCCCCGGCATCGGCGCCATCCTTGCCCTCATCGGACCGGCGCTGTTCCTGTTCTTCAAGGACCCCGAGAACCTGATGCCGCTGCTTTACCTGCTCATCCTCTACGCGGTCATCGCCGTGGTCGATGGCCTGGTGCTCCAGCCCTACTTCATGAAGCGGACCGCCCGCGTGCCCGTCTGGGCATCGATCGTCGTCCCCATCGTCTGCGCTGTCGTGTTGCCGTTCTGGGGCGTGCTGCTGGCGCCGCCGGTGCTGGCGGTGATCTATGCCTTCCGCGCCAAGAAGAGCACCGCCGTGGCTCAAATCGGCGATCGGCGATCGGCAATCGGCGATTCGGAACAGAGAAGGCCTCTGCTATAA